GTACATCGTCTTCCAACGGAACGTTTAGATTGTTACCACCTTCAAATATAGCACTTTGTCCTGGAGTTAGCAGTATCTCTTTACCATTACTTTTTACCATTACTTTACCTTCAAAGCAAGTAACATCAAAACGGTCTTCTCGGGCTTTAACGTTAAACTGTGTACCTACTACGGTAACCGTACCTAGATTAGTTACTACATCAAATTTTTTACCTTTTGCCACTTTAAAGTAAGCCTCTCCATCAAGTTTTATAGTACGGTTATTATTCCAATTCCATGTTTTAAACGTAGCTTCAGAATCTGCATTTAGTATTACAGTTGAATTATCGGGTAACAAAAACTCAGTATGTTCTCCTAAAGTGGCACTTTGGTTGGTAGTATGTGTAGCATAAAAAAAGTAACTTACGCCTAAAGCTACTAGTAGCATAGCAGCCACTTTGGTAAACCAAGGGTTTAACGTGCGCACTTTAACTTCTTTATTTTTATTACGGGTAACGTTTTGATAGATAGCATTTATATCAGTATCAGGGGCAGATAGTGCTCCTGAATATTCTTTGATTTTACGGTATGTTTCAAAACCTGCCGATGCTTCAAACGCTCGCAATTCCTCACCGCTCATCTCTCCGTTAAGCCATTTTGCCAGTTTTACATCTTCTTTCATCTTTCTCTTTTTTTATAAAACAGTTA
The Flavobacterium litorale genome window above contains:
- a CDS encoding FecR family protein gives rise to the protein MKEDVKLAKWLNGEMSGEELRAFEASAGFETYRKIKEYSGALSAPDTDINAIYQNVTRNKNKEVKVRTLNPWFTKVAAMLLVALGVSYFFYATHTTNQSATLGEHTEFLLPDNSTVILNADSEATFKTWNWNNNRTIKLDGEAYFKVAKGKKFDVVTNLGTVTVVGTQFNVKAREDRFDVTCFEGKVMVKSNGKEILLTPGQSAIFEGGNNLNVPLEDDVQPGWINYEVNFYNEDLYNVIAEMERQYNVTINLKQGEYSSFTGPLPMNDLDTALDNITTAYNLKLEKAGDKIVLTSE